The Rhodothermales bacterium region ATGACGATGCCCTGGATTGTAGAAATCTCAACAGTTTGTGAACCCTTAACCTGAAACCACTCACGATAATCCGACAGGATTTACGTGAATGTACTTAGAATCCAACGACGTTGGCGTGATCGTGGGCTACGTGGTCTCTATCGCGGTAAACTGGGAGGTGCAACAAGTGGGGTCCAAGCCCTATCCAATCGACGTTACCAGCGAAACCAATCCGGGTACTGGCATGAAACGCGATCAAGCCTATCATTCGGATCCCGAGAGCCCTGCGGATCGCCTGGACTGGAAAGATCCATCGTGCTGATCAGCACCCTCTGCGCGACACAGACGAGAGCGAATAGATTATGAAATCAGGGCTCATAATTGCCCAGGAAGCCAGGCTGCAGCCGATTGCGGAGATCGCGGCCAGGGCTGGAATCCAGCCCGAGGAGCTCGAAGCATCGGGCCCGTACCGCGGCAAGATCCATCTGTCGGTGCTCGAACGCTTGAAAGGGCAGCCGAACGGCAAGCTCGTGATTGTGACGGCCATTACGCCGACCAAAGCGGGTGAGGGCAAGACCACGACGGGTGTCGCGCTGACGATGGGCCTCGGCAAGATAAACAAGAGGGTCGTGCTGTGCCTGCGTGAGCCCTCGATGGGCCCCGTCTTCGGCATGAAGGGCGGGGGCACGGGAGGCGGCTACGCCCAGATTGGCCCAATGGAGGACATCAACCTCCACTTCAATGGCGACTTCCATGCCGTGACCGCGGCGCACAACCTGCTGGCGGCCGCGCTCGACGCTTCGATCTTCAACGGCAACCCGCTGAACATCGACCCCGGCACGATCACCTGGCCGCGCGCGGTCGACATGAACGACCGCGAACTGCGCTACGGCGTGGTGGGCCTGGGCGGCAAGGCGCACGGCGTACCCCGCGAGCACCAGTTTGTGATCACGGCGGCCTCGGAAGTGATGGCCGTGTTTGCACTGTCGAGCGACCTGCACGACCTGCGCAAGCGTCTCGGCCGCATCGTCGTGGCGTCCACTTACTCGGGTGAGCCCGTTACGGCCGAGATGCTTAAGGTGGCCGGCGCGATGACGGTCGTCATGAAAGACGCCGTCAAGCCGAACCTCGTGCAGACCCTCGAGGGCCAGCCGGCACTGGTCCACGCCGGTCCGTTCGGCAACATCGCCCACGGCTCCAACTCGATCGTGGCGGATCGCCTCGCGCTGAAGATCGCTGACTACGTGGTGACCGAGGCCGGGTTTGCCAGCGACCTCGGCTTCCAGAAGTTCTGCGACATCGTGTGCCGCTTCGGCGGGTTCTCTCCCAGCGCCGCGGTACTCGTGACTACGGTGCGCGCTATCAAGTCGCACGGCGGCAAGGCCGTTCAGGACCTCGGCGCCGAGGATCAGGACGCGCTGCGCCGGGGTGCCGAAAACCTGGCCGCCCACGTG contains the following coding sequences:
- a CDS encoding formate--tetrahydrofolate ligase, with translation MKSGLIIAQEARLQPIAEIAARAGIQPEELEASGPYRGKIHLSVLERLKGQPNGKLVIVTAITPTKAGEGKTTTGVALTMGLGKINKRVVLCLREPSMGPVFGMKGGGTGGGYAQIGPMEDINLHFNGDFHAVTAAHNLLAAALDASIFNGNPLNIDPGTITWPRAVDMNDRELRYGVVGLGGKAHGVPREHQFVITAASEVMAVFALSSDLHDLRKRLGRIVVASTYSGEPVTAEMLKVAGAMTVVMKDAVKPNLVQTLEGQPALVHAGPFGNIAHGSNSIVADRLALKIADYVVTEAGFASDLGFQKFCDIVCRFGGFSPSAAVLVTTVRAIKSHGGKAVQDLGAEDQDALRRGAENLAAHVQIVKTYGVPCVVAINGFPTDTLAETALMRELALEAGAETVVVHTGFSDGGCGSMELAKAVVTACEKPNTFKQLTPDGTPIVQQIEAIATKVYGAAGIELDAAAKKDLERMEKLGLGTAPVCIAKTEMSLSHDATLRNRPMGFTLPVRGFVPSSGAGFVVALCGEIQRMPGLGKTPAFQNIDIDERGNTVGLF